In the genome of Devosia rhizoryzae, the window TGAATTCGATCTCGTCCACCTGGTGGGTGGTGATGATCAGGGTTCGCTCCTCGGTCATGTAGTCTTCTAGGAGACGCCGGTAGAAACGCTTGCGATAGGTGATGTCGAGGCCGAGCGTCGGCTCGTCGAGCACCAGGAGCTTGGCATCGATGGCCATGACCACCGCCAGGTGCAGCTGCGCCAGCATGCCTTTGGACAGGGTCTTGATCTTCATTTCCGGCTTGATGTCGGTGCCTTCAAGGAAGCTCCGCGCCTTGTCCGGGCTGAAATTGGGGTGGATATTGGTCAAAAGCGCGAAGAGCTCGCGGACGCGCAGGAAGCGCGGCAGGCTCGCGACGTCGGAGATGAAGGCGACGTTTTCCATGAGCTTGGCGCGCTGGGCAAATGGATCCTCGCCGAGGACGCGAATGGTGCCTTCATAGCTCGTGAGGCCGAGCATGGCATTGAGCGTCGTGGTCTTGCCCGCGCCGTTATGGCCGATCAGCCCATAGATGCGCCCAGCCGGAATATCGAAATCGAGGCCATGGAGGATTTCCTTACGCCCAAAATTCTTGCGCAGGCCGCGGGCCGAAACGATGGGTTCGACGTGTGACATGTCGGTCATTTGCGGTCTCCAGTAGCGGCCTTGTCGATCAAGGTTTCAATGTCGAGCTCCAGCGCCCTTATCTGGGCGGCAATGCGCGGCCAGTCTTCGCGCAGGAACTTGTCGCGTTCATGCGCCAGAAGTGCCGGACGCGCGCCGGTGGTAACGAACATTCCCAGACCCCTTCGTTTTTCGACAACGCCGATTTCGACCAAAGCCTCGAAAGCCTTGGTGACGGTTAACGGATTGACTGAAAGTTCTCCCGCAATCTGGCGAACGGAGGGGAGAGCATCCCCCTCGTTGACCTGGCCGCGGAGGATCATCTCGATCAGCCGTTGCCGGATCTGAACGAAGATCGGCTCTTTGGCGTGAAAATCATCCATAAAAGCTTCGCCTCTAGTGTGCTATATATCCATCACACCAGAACAGCTCGTCAAGCGCTGTGTTAGCCGACCAGCACAGCCTTGTGGCAGCGCACGCCATAGACCCGCACATCGGCTTCGCCGACGCCGAGCCCCAGGGTCGAAAAGGCGGCATTGATGGTGGCGTCCAGGGTAGGCGCCAGGGGCATGACGAGGGCGCGAACGGCCTGGGCGATGACCGAGCTGGGAGAAAGCCCCAGGCCCAGAACATCGACATGGATGCTCATGCCCGACAGCAGCGATTGAGCGAGTGCGGCCACCATGGTCTGGGTGCGGGCGGTCCGGGCCGTGCCCTGCCTGATGTCGGTCGCAAAAAAATCGAGCCGCAGCGGCGTGTTCTGCACCGCCTCGATGCGCGCAGAACCGGTGACGCGCAACAGGAGGAGATCGATGAGCCGCACCGAGGTCACATTGGGCGGCGTACCGAAATTGCGGAAGGCCGTATCGGAAAGTTCGCCCAGAGCCAGCGTCGCGCCACCGGGCAGAACTTCGATACGGGCGCTGCCGGGGTTTGTTTCCGTTGGGCACGTTGCCGAAACCACGCGGGCTTCGGCCGAAGCCAGGTCGAGCCAGACCGGCAGGTTGACACCGGCACCAAGCAGGACCGGTCCGCCCAGGAGCTTCGCCTTAAGACGAAGACGCACCTGCGCGGTGCGAAGAACGGAACCCACCGGGCCGATGGCAAACCATCCCCTGCCCTGCGGCGGGTCGCCAATAACTAGATCAAGGCCGAGGCTGAGCAAGCCCGGCAGGTTCGCGCCGAGCGATAGCGACGCCTGGCGGTCTCCGTCCGCCAGCGCCGCCGCGGCCGAGAGCACTTCCATGGCCGAGAGCGAGAGGCCCGCCATGGCGCCTTCGCTTCCAAGCTGAAGCTTGCCCAGTGCACCCAGCGAAAAGAGCTGGCGCAGCGGCACCGTGTTGCCTTGTCCCGCATGTGCCAGCGGCTGAAGCGCGGTGCGCGTTGCGCCGGTGACCACGGTTGCAAGGGCGGCAGCGATAGTGCCGGTTCGCGCCTCCATGGCCAGAACGTCGTCATAGCTGCCAGCGGTGACGCCCAATTGCGTCGCTAGCGCATCGAGAAAGGCAAAGGCATCGATGCGGGCGGCGGCGAGGGCGGTGTAGTCGAGAACCGAAAGGTTAACGGCGGTACCAGTGAGTTTTGTGAGGAGGGCATTGGCGATGCCGCCATTAAGACTCGCCAGGCGGGAGCCAACCGAGAACGAGACTTCGGGGGTAACCGCGGCGATGCCCTGGGCGCCGATCGAGGGCGCGTTCAGCCACTGGGCGGAAAAGTGCAAGGTGCCGGGCCGCTGCAAGCTGACGCGGACGGCGTTGGCCGGTGTCTTGCCCGGCTGAAAGCGCGCCCCGATGACCGGTTCGGCGGGATTGTAATTGCCGGTCGTGACCGTCAGGCCCTCCGTGCTGCCCTAGTCCAGCAGCCCCGCATCACGCAAGGCGGCCTGGGCACGGGTTCCGGCATGGGCGGCGTCGGCCACCGCGTAAATGGCGGCCAGATCAACCCCGGCCTGCAGCTCTCGCCGTTCGTGGTAGAGCGCAGCAGTATCGATGGCAATGACGGACATGGCGGCCGACGCCGAAAAGCCCAGGGCAAAAAGGATCGCCATATTGCCCGAGCGATCGCGCAGAAACCGCCTCAGGCTCATATCCCGCCCCGGCGGATGGTGGCGCCATTGACGATCTCCGTACTGGGCAGCGGCAGGGGCGGATACAAGTTCCAGATCGGCAGATCGGTCGCGTCATAACGCAGCCGGACCACATATTGGTTGGGATCATCCGGATTGTCGCCGATCTCATAGGACAGCCGCGCCGGGTCGATCAGCAGGTAGGCGCCGCCATTGTGGTCGATGAAGGCCGCAACCAGCGTGTTTCGCTCGCTCTGGTCCTGTCCTGCGATCGCGGTGCGCGCCGCGTCAGCCGCCAGTTGCCCAAGCGCATGGGCCGCGCCGAAATAGATGCCATAGGCCAGCATTCCGGTCAGCATGAACAAGAACACCGGGGTCAGAATGGCAAATTCCAGAACCGCCGTGCCGTGTTGGTCTTTGATCCATCTGGCTCGGCTCAGAACCATTGCTGGCCTCCAAGGCAGTTGGTAAGCGCCAAATCTGCACCGGCTGGAGGCGGCATTAAGTGAATCGGGGCATGGGGAGAATCCCGACCTCCCGTCAGGAGAAGCCCGGCATCAGAAGCGGACTTTTCTTGTCCGGTTTATTGCGCTAAAGCTCCGGTTCGCCCCAGGGAATTGAAACCGTGACGGCTCGCAACTATCTTTTCGCTCCAGCCCAGGAAGACGTCGCGCTGACGCGCTTTATCGCTGCGGGCGCCCAGGCCACAGGCTTCCTCAAGGGCGCGCCGGGGGGGCATCTGCCGGGCTGGCATCGGACCGGGCTCGACAATGAAGATTTCCTGCGCACGCTCTACGCACGGCTCGAGGAAACCTATCCCCATGCCGGCCAGCCCTTCTATTCGGTGCGGCTCTGGACCAACCTCATGTGGCAGCCGGCTTATCTTGCCGCCATTGGCGTCCACGTGCACCGGGCGCTGCCGGATCTGACGCTTCTCAGCCAGTCACGGCAGAATATCGACATTAATGGCTATCGGCTGGAAGCGGCGCCACAGCGCACCGGCTCTACCGACGAGCTCGTGGCGCTGGCCGGCCGTGAATTGCGCGCCATGGCTGATACGGTGCTGGCCGAGATCAACACCGTCACCAAACTTAAGCGCATCCCGGCGCTGCGTCTCCTGACCGATCGCATGCTGGGCCTGATGACCCGGCTCGACCATTACGATCCCAGCATCGGGATCGCGGAAAAGCAGCGGCTCTGCGACCTCTGGCTTTCTTCCATGGGCCTCACCGGCCACGGCAATCTCGAAAAGATCACGCTTCAGGACGGGCACGACGTGCTGATCACCGCCCGCAAGGGGTGCTGTATGGATTACCTGGCGTTTCCAGGAACCTATTGCAGCTCGTGCCCCAAGCAGGACGATGAATTGCGCCTAGCTCGCCAGCGGCAGATCGCCACTGACGAGTGGGAGGCGACGCGCGCAGCCGCGGAGTAGTTACTCCGCAGCCGTTGCCGCTTTTTCTTCGTCGCTCCGCTGATCGGTGATCGCCAGCGGCTCTTCCACGACCTCGCGTTTGCGGCGGATGCGCAGGCGCTTGATGCGGCGGCTATCGGCGGCAAGCACTTCGAACTCGAAGCCATCGAGCCCCAAAATCCGCTCGCCGCGCTTGGGCACGTGTCCTGCCAAGTCGAACACCAAGCCGCCGATCGTGTCCACTTCCTCGGCAAAGTCGCCGGGATCGAAATCGGGCCCGATCAGTGCCTGCACGTCTTCAAGCTCGGCGCGGGCATTGGCGATATAGGTGTCTTCGCCAACCTTGCGGATCAGCGCCGCCTCAGTGACGTCGTGCTCGTCCTCGATCTCGCCGACCACGGCTTCGAGCAGGTCCTCGATGGTCACAAGACCATCGGTGCCGCCATATTCATCGACGACGATGGCCATGTGGGTGCGGCTGGCGCGCATCTGTTGCAACAGATCACCCGCCGGCATGAAGGTAGGCACGAACATGGCCGTTCGCATGATGCCGAGCTTGCCGATCTTTTGCTTCAGCGCTGCCGACAGGAGGCGCACCGGCACGTCCTTTTCGGGGTCGGTCACCTGCTCGGTGATACGCGACATGGCATCCTTGATGTGGATGAAGCCCAAAATATTGTCGAGCTCGCCCTCATAGACCGGCAGGCGCGAATGGCCGACCTGGCGGAAGCGAGCGATCAGCGTGCCCAGATTGATATCGGCCGGCACAGCCTGCATGTCGGAGCGCTCGACCATGACGTCGTCCACCGACACCTTGGAGAGTTTGAGCACGTTCTGCAGGATAACCCGCTCGCTTTCGGAGAAGTCGCCGGTTTCGGCGCTGCCCTTCTCGTCAAGCGCGACCTGGAGGTCGTCTCGCAACGAAACCGTCCGCAGGGCGGCAAGCCCCTTGATGCGGTTCCAGATGCTTGGCCCCCGCGCTTGGGCGGAGGCGGGACTAGAAGGAGGCTCGGGGTTTTCAGCCGCCCGAAGGGCCTTGTTGTCAGTGTCGTTCATCATCTCGTGCCGCGTAAACAAAGCGGCTCTGGTTGAAACCGAAGAAGCAATGGACCCCGGCCGAAGGAGTTCCCCGCAGCGCTGTTAATCGGCATAGGGATCGTCGATGCCGAGCCCAGCCAATATCTGGGTTTCGAGCCCTTCCATCTGAAGCGCCTCTGCATCGTCCAAGTGATCATAGCCCAAAATGTGGAGAAAGCCATGCACCATAAGGTGGGTGAAATGGTCGTCGAGACTTTTGCCCAAGTCGGCCGCCTCGCGCTCCAGCGTTTCGCGCGCCAT includes:
- a CDS encoding ABC transporter ATP-binding protein; translation: MTDMSHVEPIVSARGLRKNFGRKEILHGLDFDIPAGRIYGLIGHNGAGKTTTLNAMLGLTSYEGTIRVLGEDPFAQRAKLMENVAFISDVASLPRFLRVRELFALLTNIHPNFSPDKARSFLEGTDIKPEMKIKTLSKGMLAQLHLAVVMAIDAKLLVLDEPTLGLDITYRKRFYRRLLEDYMTEERTLIITTHQVDEIEFMLSDIMFIRDGALILHMQMETVSEKFSQLVINGPEDAEAARALNPVYEETRFGQTVFIYEGADRTALEPLGRVSTPTMSDLFVALMQRPTANPVTAR
- a CDS encoding TadG family pilus assembly protein, with amino-acid sequence MTVTTGNYNPAEPVIGARFQPGKTPANAVRVSLQRPGTLHFSAQWLNAPSIGAQGIAAVTPEVSFSVGSRLASLNGGIANALLTKLTGTAVNLSVLDYTALAAARIDAFAFLDALATQLGVTAGSYDDVLAMEARTGTIAAALATVVTGATRTALQPLAHAGQGNTVPLRQLFSLGALGKLQLGSEGAMAGLSLSAMEVLSAAAALADGDRQASLSLGANLPGLLSLGLDLVIGDPPQGRGWFAIGPVGSVLRTAQVRLRLKAKLLGGPVLLGAGVNLPVWLDLASAEARVVSATCPTETNPGSARIEVLPGGATLALGELSDTAFRNFGTPPNVTSVRLIDLLLLRVTGSARIEAVQNTPLRLDFFATDIRQGTARTARTQTMVAALAQSLLSGMSIHVDVLGLGLSPSSVIAQAVRALVMPLAPTLDATINAAFSTLGLGVGEADVRVYGVRCHKAVLVG
- a CDS encoding pilus assembly protein TadG-related protein, which produces MSLRRFLRDRSGNMAILFALGFSASAAMSVIAIDTAALYHERRELQAGVDLAAIYAVADAAHAGTRAQAALRDAGLLD
- a CDS encoding siderophore ferric iron reductase, with the translated sequence MTARNYLFAPAQEDVALTRFIAAGAQATGFLKGAPGGHLPGWHRTGLDNEDFLRTLYARLEETYPHAGQPFYSVRLWTNLMWQPAYLAAIGVHVHRALPDLTLLSQSRQNIDINGYRLEAAPQRTGSTDELVALAGRELRAMADTVLAEINTVTKLKRIPALRLLTDRMLGLMTRLDHYDPSIGIAEKQRLCDLWLSSMGLTGHGNLEKITLQDGHDVLITARKGCCMDYLAFPGTYCSSCPKQDDELRLARQRQIATDEWEATRAAAE
- a CDS encoding GntR family transcriptional regulator, with product MDDFHAKEPIFVQIRQRLIEMILRGQVNEGDALPSVRQIAGELSVNPLTVTKAFEALVEIGVVEKRRGLGMFVTTGARPALLAHERDKFLREDWPRIAAQIRALELDIETLIDKAATGDRK
- a CDS encoding hemolysin family protein, yielding MMNDTDNKALRAAENPEPPSSPASAQARGPSIWNRIKGLAALRTVSLRDDLQVALDEKGSAETGDFSESERVILQNVLKLSKVSVDDVMVERSDMQAVPADINLGTLIARFRQVGHSRLPVYEGELDNILGFIHIKDAMSRITEQVTDPEKDVPVRLLSAALKQKIGKLGIMRTAMFVPTFMPAGDLLQQMRASRTHMAIVVDEYGGTDGLVTIEDLLEAVVGEIEDEHDVTEAALIRKVGEDTYIANARAELEDVQALIGPDFDPGDFAEEVDTIGGLVFDLAGHVPKRGERILGLDGFEFEVLAADSRRIKRLRIRRKREVVEEPLAITDQRSDEEKAATAAE
- a CDS encoding TadE family protein, with the translated sequence MVLSRARWIKDQHGTAVLEFAILTPVFLFMLTGMLAYGIYFGAAHALGQLAADAARTAIAGQDQSERNTLVAAFIDHNGGAYLLIDPARLSYEIGDNPDDPNQYVVRLRYDATDLPIWNLYPPLPLPSTEIVNGATIRRGGI